In a single window of the Anaplasma platys genome:
- a CDS encoding BON domain-containing protein: protein MGRGARALILTVLLVTTQTGCSAVFAGLAVATGAVVAMQERSVGDVIDDASIMIRINRELLKLGIFYAVTVKVSEGRVFLLGAVNTPDKRVQAEKAAWQQRDVREVVNEITISEGAVSLQSLALDGAISAQIRARVLARAGVKSMNYSVNTIGGVVYLMGIAQSQKELNTVIAIAKRVRGVKQVISYVRLKNSRLRH, encoded by the coding sequence ATGGGAAGAGGGGCGCGAGCGTTAATACTCACAGTTCTGCTGGTCACGACGCAGACCGGTTGTAGTGCCGTTTTTGCCGGCCTCGCTGTAGCCACTGGTGCGGTTGTCGCCATGCAGGAGCGTTCTGTTGGTGACGTTATTGACGATGCCTCGATAATGATCAGAATAAACAGAGAGCTGCTAAAGCTTGGTATATTCTACGCGGTCACTGTCAAGGTGAGTGAGGGTAGGGTTTTTCTATTGGGTGCGGTGAATACTCCGGACAAGCGGGTTCAAGCGGAAAAGGCCGCTTGGCAGCAGCGTGATGTACGAGAGGTGGTTAATGAGATCACGATCTCAGAGGGTGCAGTTTCACTTCAGAGTCTCGCGCTAGACGGTGCGATAAGCGCGCAGATTAGAGCGAGGGTTCTGGCGAGAGCTGGTGTCAAGTCAATGAATTATAGTGTGAACACTATCGGCGGAGTCGTCTACCTTATGGGTATCGCGCAGAGTCAGAAGGAACTTAACACTGTCATCGCCATAGCTAAGCGCGTACGCGGTGTGAAGCAAGTTATTAGCTATGTAAGGCTGAAGAATAGCAGGCTGCGTCACTAG
- a CDS encoding tyrosine-type recombinase/integrase, translated as MEAKNTATVVRDWVCWLCEEKGYSAHTVSAYERDIKGFLASLDDDQVALPDLGEVGMSEFRHWIALRCREGKQPQSNARALSVVRNFYRYLYYKHGIKNNFPAVITSPISRRRLPKVLEKSQILEIIDESVSSDWSSRRDIAIVALLYGCGLRISEAVGLRFGNIEQEVLKICGKGKKERIIPLMPWVVKLLWEYVEDCPFHVGKTRGKDVIVFLGVKGQPLDRTYFAHRMKVLRRKMGLPECTTPHALRHSFATHMFLEGADIRVIQELLGHENLSTTQIYTHLDHKNVIENYRGFHPHSVKKDK; from the coding sequence ATGGAAGCAAAAAATACGGCTACGGTGGTGCGGGACTGGGTTTGCTGGTTGTGTGAAGAAAAGGGGTATTCTGCCCACACTGTCAGTGCGTATGAGAGAGACATTAAGGGCTTTCTGGCATCGCTTGATGACGACCAGGTGGCGCTACCTGATTTAGGTGAAGTTGGGATGTCAGAATTCAGGCACTGGATTGCCTTGCGGTGTAGGGAAGGTAAGCAGCCCCAATCCAATGCCCGGGCTCTTTCGGTGGTAAGGAACTTTTATCGCTATCTGTATTATAAACATGGCATAAAAAACAACTTTCCTGCGGTGATAACGAGCCCGATCAGCAGGCGACGCCTGCCAAAAGTTTTGGAGAAATCTCAAATATTGGAAATCATCGATGAGAGCGTGAGCTCTGACTGGTCTTCCAGACGTGATATAGCAATAGTGGCGTTGCTGTATGGATGTGGTCTCAGAATTAGCGAAGCGGTGGGCCTGCGTTTTGGCAATATCGAGCAAGAAGTACTAAAAATTTGTGGAAAGGGTAAAAAAGAAAGAATAATCCCGTTGATGCCATGGGTTGTTAAGTTGCTATGGGAGTATGTGGAGGATTGCCCATTCCATGTGGGGAAAACACGCGGCAAAGACGTTATTGTCTTTTTGGGAGTTAAGGGACAGCCACTTGACCGGACGTATTTTGCCCACAGAATGAAAGTTCTGCGCCGTAAGATGGGATTGCCTGAATGTACAACGCCTCACGCCTTGAGGCATAGCTTTGCCACCCACATGTTTTTGGAAGGAGCTGACATTAGAGTTATTCAGGAATTGCTCGGACACGAAAATCTATCGACAACACAGATATACACGCACTTGGACCATAAAAATGTAATTGAAAATTACAGGGGATTTCACCCCCATTCTGTCAAAAAAGACAAATAG
- a CDS encoding M48 family metalloprotease, with translation MGVLFMLGSGPAASAGVFRDSEVENVIKKISLPLFEVANINADEVKVFIVDDNMVNAYVTQDNHIFIHRGLLKFSRDPAVVVGVIAHEIGHIAQHHLIKRAGEHRQESLVQGIGYLLGMAAALVVDPKIAPVIIAGSSTISQRMLLAHSRTQEEAADQLALEYLDAAGYSHEGLLQVLRHFLQYESHVGSIDEYILTHPLSETRIRKVIGYSHKRKVVGFSHEDAAGFARIVDKTEAFLAPLDALKGRPLSPYMQAIVSFRAADAKKALVLLDGLSAAAPADPYLREIRAQILYKLGDINACIADYEAALTMLPDDVLIKLELAQALLIKDPKQAVPYLEHVLSKERDNPYVWNQLALAYGRAGSIGMSYFALAHRYFFEGNRGKSLAYAVLAKKYFDKNSLQSQLMNELTVS, from the coding sequence ATGGGCGTATTGTTTATGCTGGGATCGGGACCAGCAGCGAGCGCCGGAGTTTTCAGAGACAGTGAAGTCGAGAACGTTATAAAAAAAATAAGCCTCCCCCTGTTCGAGGTGGCGAACATCAATGCGGACGAGGTGAAAGTATTTATCGTGGATGACAACATGGTAAATGCCTATGTGACGCAAGATAACCATATTTTTATCCACAGAGGGTTGCTCAAGTTCTCCAGAGATCCGGCAGTAGTTGTTGGCGTGATTGCCCACGAGATTGGACACATAGCCCAGCATCATCTAATAAAAAGGGCAGGGGAACACAGGCAGGAATCTTTAGTGCAGGGGATTGGTTATCTCCTGGGAATGGCTGCCGCCTTGGTAGTGGACCCTAAGATTGCGCCAGTGATTATTGCGGGGAGTAGTACAATAAGCCAAAGGATGTTGTTGGCCCATAGTAGGACTCAGGAGGAAGCAGCCGATCAGCTGGCTCTGGAGTACCTTGATGCTGCTGGTTATAGCCACGAAGGACTGCTGCAGGTTTTGCGGCATTTTCTCCAGTACGAATCTCATGTGGGGTCCATCGATGAGTATATTCTCACGCACCCCCTCAGTGAGACCAGGATCAGAAAGGTAATAGGTTACAGTCACAAGCGGAAAGTTGTGGGCTTTTCTCATGAGGATGCAGCGGGATTTGCTCGAATCGTCGACAAAACAGAGGCGTTTCTTGCGCCTTTGGATGCCCTAAAAGGCAGACCACTATCTCCTTATATGCAGGCCATAGTAAGTTTCAGGGCTGCAGATGCTAAGAAAGCGTTAGTCCTCCTAGATGGCCTAAGTGCTGCTGCACCGGCTGACCCGTATTTGCGTGAGATCAGAGCACAGATTCTTTACAAGTTAGGTGATATAAACGCGTGTATTGCGGACTATGAAGCCGCTCTCACCATGCTTCCAGATGATGTATTGATAAAACTTGAATTGGCGCAGGCACTACTAATAAAAGATCCTAAGCAGGCTGTTCCGTATCTTGAGCATGTACTAAGTAAGGAGAGGGATAACCCATATGTGTGGAATCAGCTTGCGCTGGCATATGGAAGGGCAGGCAGTATCGGGATGTCGTATTTTGCACTGGCGCACCGGTATTTCTTCGAAGGAAATCGCGGTAAGTCCTTAGCATACGCAGTATTAGCGAAGAAATATTTTGACAAGAACAGTTTACAAAGTCAGCTCATGAACGAGCTTACTGTCTCATAG
- the folK gene encoding 2-amino-4-hydroxy-6-hydroxymethyldihydropteridine diphosphokinase, with amino-acid sequence MLVLALGSNVGDRMANLKAAVKLLPIHNIVCSAVYESRALLPPNAPICWDAPFLNMSIAGYTHLSPMNLLEHTKEIEHALGRYGEYKVWSPRTIDIDIALWEGINMSSEALSIPHAELHKRAFVLVPICDICPRFPHTVLKSSIEDILVSTCTTDLVKKHNALM; translated from the coding sequence ATGTTGGTATTAGCGTTGGGCAGCAACGTTGGTGATCGTATGGCAAATCTCAAAGCTGCCGTGAAGCTACTACCCATACACAACATAGTATGTTCTGCGGTTTATGAAAGTCGCGCTCTGCTACCACCTAATGCCCCTATTTGCTGGGATGCTCCTTTTCTCAACATGTCTATTGCGGGATATACCCATCTGTCCCCCATGAACCTACTCGAACACACCAAGGAAATTGAACACGCGCTGGGACGATATGGCGAGTATAAAGTTTGGTCTCCACGAACCATAGACATCGACATAGCGCTGTGGGAGGGGATAAATATGAGTAGCGAGGCGCTATCTATCCCCCACGCAGAACTACACAAAAGGGCCTTCGTTCTGGTCCCCATATGCGATATCTGCCCAAGATTTCCCCACACAGTTTTAAAATCGTCCATAGAGGATATACTTGTCAGTACATGCACCACGGATCTGGTAAAAAAGCACAATGCCCTTATGTAG
- a CDS encoding sigma-54-dependent transcriptional regulator, with protein sequence MSKTRRFYTPEVHVVDDEADIRAMIQDILRDDNYVTRVAADGLSAMKLAYEREPDVVLLDIWLKGSDIDGLSVLEKLRERYPHLPVVVISGHGNIATAVKSLHIGAYDYIEKPFTENRLKLVVRRAVESSRLRRENEELRAFFEDYELVGNSPQIKNLRATINKAASTFSRILITGAPGTGKEVVARLIHRKFRRGCSFVSFCPAILPEGSYLENIFGREDENSSLHHVVPHGVGIIEQANHGTLFVDEVTDLRYDVQLRLMRLLQEGRIYRENGKVPVVIDTRVIASSSKIIEEEVRLGRFCEDLYYRLSVFPIRVPSLSEYCVDLPEICEYMMKSICKKMGLTPRRISEEALVAMQSYCWPGNLRQLRNVLEWVMIMQPTKDIIAVEDLPAEIVSGMPINNVFTHIVSAPLRKAREEFEKQYLRTQLSRFGGSVSRTAEFIGMERSALHRKLKILGLCSG encoded by the coding sequence ATGTCTAAGACGAGAAGATTTTATACGCCCGAGGTTCACGTCGTAGATGACGAGGCAGATATCAGGGCGATGATTCAAGATATCTTGCGTGACGATAACTACGTGACTAGGGTTGCTGCTGATGGGTTGTCAGCCATGAAGCTTGCATACGAAAGAGAGCCGGATGTTGTGTTGCTTGACATATGGCTGAAAGGTTCTGACATAGACGGTTTGAGCGTGTTGGAGAAACTGAGGGAAAGGTACCCGCACCTTCCGGTTGTTGTGATCAGTGGCCACGGGAATATAGCTACTGCGGTGAAGTCCTTACATATTGGTGCATACGACTACATAGAGAAACCATTTACGGAAAATAGGCTTAAGCTGGTGGTTCGCCGCGCTGTTGAGTCCAGCAGGCTAAGACGGGAAAACGAAGAACTGCGGGCGTTTTTCGAAGACTATGAGCTTGTAGGGAATTCTCCACAAATCAAAAACTTGAGGGCTACCATAAACAAGGCTGCGTCGACTTTCAGCAGGATATTGATTACGGGAGCTCCAGGTACTGGCAAAGAAGTTGTGGCCAGGCTGATCCACAGGAAATTCCGGAGAGGGTGTTCATTTGTTAGCTTCTGTCCAGCAATTTTGCCTGAAGGCAGCTACTTGGAAAACATCTTTGGCAGGGAAGATGAGAACAGTTCTCTGCACCATGTTGTTCCCCATGGTGTGGGGATTATAGAGCAGGCAAATCATGGGACTTTATTTGTAGATGAAGTTACTGACCTGCGATATGACGTTCAATTGAGGTTGATGCGTCTTTTGCAGGAAGGGAGAATATACCGGGAGAATGGAAAGGTGCCGGTTGTAATCGATACCCGCGTTATCGCGTCTTCTTCGAAAATTATAGAGGAGGAAGTCAGGCTAGGGAGGTTCTGTGAAGACTTATACTATAGACTGAGTGTTTTCCCCATCAGGGTTCCATCGCTATCGGAGTACTGTGTGGATCTTCCGGAGATCTGTGAGTATATGATGAAGAGCATCTGTAAAAAGATGGGGCTTACCCCTAGGAGAATAAGTGAGGAAGCCTTGGTTGCGATGCAATCCTACTGCTGGCCAGGGAATTTGCGACAGTTGCGTAACGTGTTGGAGTGGGTCATGATTATGCAGCCTACGAAGGATATAATAGCGGTGGAGGACTTGCCCGCTGAGATAGTCAGTGGGATGCCGATTAATAATGTGTTTACCCACATAGTTTCAGCGCCTTTGAGGAAGGCGAGAGAGGAGTTTGAAAAGCAGTACCTTAGGACGCAGCTGTCGAGGTTCGGGGGGAGTGTATCGAGAACTGCAGAGTTCATAGGGATGGAGAGATCAGCTCTGCATAGGAAGCTCAAGATCTTGGGGCTTTGCAGCGGTTGA
- the rsfS gene encoding ribosome silencing factor — translation MWRAELVNAEKLKNLVIDVLDSHSASDIVELDVTEKCQFAEYMVVATGNSTNHVRALAEHVKKAASPLKKARVEGLNECNWVVLSIGGVLVHIFRAEVREYYKLEDLWNAVGKNLGEAVVLPAADNVV, via the coding sequence GTGTGGAGGGCTGAGTTGGTAAACGCAGAAAAGTTAAAAAATTTAGTAATCGACGTGTTGGACAGTCATAGCGCGAGTGACATTGTGGAGCTTGATGTGACTGAAAAATGCCAGTTTGCTGAATATATGGTGGTAGCGACCGGCAACTCTACAAACCACGTTAGGGCGTTGGCTGAGCACGTGAAGAAAGCAGCGTCTCCGCTCAAAAAGGCGCGCGTGGAGGGATTGAACGAGTGCAACTGGGTGGTTTTAAGCATCGGGGGCGTGTTAGTGCATATTTTCCGTGCCGAGGTTAGGGAATATTACAAGCTGGAAGACCTTTGGAATGCAGTAGGCAAGAACCTGGGCGAGGCAGTTGTATTGCCTGCTGCTGACAACGTAGTATAG
- a CDS encoding AIR synthase related protein has translation MSSTDGVGTKLLVAQAVETIEWRDLVATCANDVLAQGARPLFFLDNLLLP, from the coding sequence GTGTCTTCTACAGATGGAGTAGGAACAAAGCTTTTAGTAGCTCAGGCTGTGGAAACCATAGAGTGGAGAGACCTAGTTGCAACGTGTGCTAACGACGTGCTTGCACAAGGTGCTAGGCCGCTGTTTTTCCTGGACAATCTTCTACTCCCATAA
- the gshB gene encoding glutathione synthase: MLKAAFQMDAGVEVCRDTTAQLIKEGNRRGHQVFFYEPSSLSLCEGDVIATVHNAEVCGESMKLSDRSRLNLAEVDLLFIRQNPPFDMRYITTTYILERLRDVLIINSPSAVRNFPEKLLPLSFPEFIPPTLVSESPEEIREFYKEYGDVVLKPLYSFGGDGVVRVYGGVDACTISKTMVERYGAPIVVQRFIPMVEEDRRVVLLGGKPVGAIKRRVTREQEVRTNLRVGAVPEKVVLSERDQAICSAVGEVITKAGIVFAGIDILGGCLLEVNITSPCGVLEVNQVYGKALEADCWNVFEGLLESGG; encoded by the coding sequence TTGTTAAAGGCTGCTTTTCAGATGGATGCCGGGGTGGAGGTCTGCAGGGACACCACTGCGCAGCTTATTAAGGAGGGCAATCGTCGGGGTCACCAAGTCTTTTTCTATGAGCCTAGCAGCTTGTCTCTGTGTGAGGGCGACGTTATTGCTACGGTTCATAACGCTGAGGTTTGCGGCGAATCTATGAAGTTGTCCGACAGGTCTCGTCTAAATTTGGCTGAGGTGGATTTGCTGTTTATCAGGCAGAATCCCCCTTTCGATATGCGTTACATTACCACTACCTACATTCTGGAAAGACTTAGGGATGTATTGATAATTAACAGCCCGAGCGCAGTTAGAAATTTTCCGGAGAAGCTGCTGCCCTTGTCGTTTCCCGAGTTTATTCCTCCTACGCTTGTTAGTGAAAGTCCTGAAGAAATAAGAGAGTTCTATAAAGAATATGGCGATGTGGTCTTGAAGCCTTTGTATAGTTTCGGGGGCGATGGCGTAGTGCGAGTTTATGGTGGTGTTGATGCATGTACAATATCCAAGACCATGGTCGAAAGGTATGGTGCGCCAATAGTTGTGCAGCGATTTATTCCCATGGTAGAAGAGGATAGGAGAGTTGTGCTCTTGGGTGGCAAGCCTGTAGGGGCAATAAAACGGCGCGTTACTAGGGAGCAGGAAGTAAGGACGAATCTTCGCGTTGGTGCGGTACCGGAGAAGGTAGTACTTTCTGAACGTGATCAGGCAATATGTTCGGCTGTGGGGGAAGTAATAACAAAAGCCGGAATAGTTTTTGCTGGAATAGACATTCTTGGGGGATGTCTGCTGGAAGTAAATATAACGTCTCCTTGTGGCGTCTTGGAAGTCAACCAGGTCTATGGAAAGGCTTTGGAAGCCGATTGTTGGAATGTGTTTGAAGGTTTGTTAGAGTCCGGCGGTTAA
- a CDS encoding NAD(P)H-dependent glycerol-3-phosphate dehydrogenase translates to MQVTILGAGAFGTAVATALSKAAENVLLWSRSQQVADELLSTRVNARYLPGFEIPADVKVTSSIEVALSNAAIVLLCVPTQELRNLCGEIQDSNHLASNTPILVCSKGIENKSLQLASEIIEELLPAHPVYVLSGPALAREIILGLPCTMVLAGRAQEKAAALAARLNSPAMFIVPGEDWVGVQIGATMKNIIAIACGIIIGRGLGNNAASMVVVQGLAEIRAMCTAKAGNADFETIAGYACLGDLVLTCMSPGSRNMSFGISVGQNRNISSLKNSSVLVEGAASAPAVEKLGNSLGVKLPICSAISQLLRGKMTVDQVIDQIITGPFR, encoded by the coding sequence GTGCAGGTCACAATCCTGGGAGCAGGAGCATTTGGTACGGCAGTGGCCACTGCTTTAAGCAAGGCTGCTGAGAATGTTTTGCTCTGGAGTCGCAGTCAGCAAGTTGCTGACGAGCTGCTCAGCACAAGAGTAAATGCTAGATACCTGCCAGGTTTTGAAATCCCTGCAGATGTAAAGGTTACGTCTTCCATTGAAGTAGCTCTATCGAATGCGGCCATCGTGTTGCTGTGTGTACCCACGCAAGAACTGCGTAATTTGTGCGGTGAAATACAAGATTCTAACCATCTAGCCTCGAATACACCCATACTTGTGTGCAGCAAGGGAATAGAAAACAAATCTTTGCAGCTAGCAAGCGAGATTATTGAAGAACTGCTTCCTGCCCACCCCGTATATGTTTTATCAGGCCCCGCTCTCGCTAGGGAAATCATACTCGGCCTACCATGCACCATGGTATTAGCTGGCCGCGCACAGGAGAAAGCTGCAGCACTGGCAGCACGGCTCAATAGCCCTGCAATGTTTATAGTTCCTGGTGAAGATTGGGTTGGCGTTCAAATTGGCGCTACCATGAAAAATATAATCGCAATAGCATGCGGCATTATCATAGGAAGGGGGTTAGGAAACAATGCAGCATCTATGGTTGTGGTTCAGGGTTTGGCGGAAATACGGGCCATGTGCACAGCAAAAGCGGGCAACGCTGACTTTGAAACAATCGCTGGTTATGCTTGCTTGGGAGACTTGGTACTAACCTGTATGTCGCCTGGTTCACGAAATATGTCTTTTGGAATTTCCGTAGGTCAAAACCGCAACATATCCTCGCTGAAAAACAGCAGCGTGTTGGTAGAAGGTGCTGCAAGCGCCCCTGCCGTGGAAAAGTTAGGGAACTCACTTGGAGTAAAGCTCCCTATCTGTTCCGCGATTTCACAGTTACTTCGCGGGAAGATGACCGTCGATCAGGTAATAGACCAAATAATCACCGGTCCTTTCCGTTGA
- a CDS encoding cell division protein FtsQ/DivIB produces MYRFLSQKSRNVIMSLKSEAFLAYARYGVVAAFVVLVVFLVFPLVISGDKVFSLLSDGLVSLGLPVRSVIVRGNVMVDKDTIHDVVDHERSIVLVPLKELSQRIKRQSPWIKDVKISRVLSSGALKINIEEYDAFANWCHHGINSVIDRAGYVIVNSEGRFPHLISVYGDDAVEHLEFVRDILDDKGPLSSMISSFSLLDTGGWNVDFSSGLRVRLPESGPKEAWAQLKQLHLDSGGLLMWNEIDMRNADKISMKK; encoded by the coding sequence ATGTATAGATTTCTGTCTCAGAAGAGCCGCAATGTCATAATGAGCCTGAAGAGTGAGGCGTTCCTTGCCTATGCAAGATATGGGGTTGTCGCTGCTTTTGTAGTTTTGGTAGTTTTCTTGGTTTTCCCGCTGGTGATTTCCGGAGACAAGGTATTTAGCCTGCTTTCTGATGGCCTTGTTAGTTTAGGTTTGCCTGTGCGGAGTGTTATAGTACGGGGCAATGTCATGGTGGACAAGGACACAATTCATGACGTGGTGGACCATGAGCGATCAATAGTTTTGGTGCCACTTAAGGAGCTGAGTCAGCGGATAAAGCGGCAAAGTCCATGGATTAAAGACGTAAAAATAAGCCGGGTTCTATCCAGTGGTGCGCTGAAGATAAACATAGAAGAGTACGATGCATTCGCAAACTGGTGCCATCACGGGATAAATTCGGTAATAGACCGTGCGGGGTACGTCATAGTCAACTCGGAGGGGCGTTTTCCACATCTTATTTCTGTATACGGGGATGACGCTGTAGAGCATCTTGAATTTGTCAGGGATATTTTGGATGACAAAGGGCCGCTGAGCTCAATGATTTCTTCATTCTCTCTGCTTGATACCGGCGGCTGGAATGTGGATTTCTCGAGTGGTTTGCGAGTAAGGCTTCCGGAGTCTGGGCCCAAAGAAGCCTGGGCGCAGTTGAAGCAGCTCCACCTTGATTCTGGAGGGCTGCTCATGTGGAATGAGATAGACATGCGCAACGCGGATAAGATCTCGATGAAAAAGTAG
- a CDS encoding histidine phosphotransferase family protein codes for MMAVGHEAEELSNMEVLAARLLHDVAGSIGSVVSYVECFLEDPESRDMRCSLEEAVEGMIARFRLVRQAYGTSEDNSSFDNTKQHVEEYLKKRGIARLDWSVDARFAEADTIEKVNRLIIQAVLFSVMMMVKGRAIAVSVKQEGDAIVILLRLHADELAVHEDVKEIFNSRGNVGKLTTHNVQAYFMLLLCSKYHAVVRYDVENSLVELRLSA; via the coding sequence ATGATGGCTGTAGGGCACGAGGCTGAAGAGCTGTCCAACATGGAGGTGTTGGCTGCCAGGTTGTTGCATGATGTCGCAGGTTCTATTGGTTCTGTAGTTAGCTATGTAGAGTGCTTTCTGGAGGACCCGGAGTCCCGTGATATGCGTTGCTCGCTCGAGGAAGCTGTTGAAGGGATGATCGCCAGGTTCCGGCTTGTTAGGCAGGCTTATGGCACCTCGGAGGACAATTCGAGTTTTGATAATACCAAGCAACATGTTGAGGAGTACCTTAAGAAGAGGGGTATCGCTAGGCTTGATTGGTCCGTCGATGCGCGCTTTGCCGAGGCTGATACCATAGAAAAGGTAAACAGGCTTATAATCCAGGCTGTGCTTTTTTCCGTCATGATGATGGTTAAGGGAAGGGCAATAGCAGTTTCGGTAAAGCAGGAAGGAGACGCTATAGTGATACTGCTTAGGCTGCATGCCGATGAGTTGGCTGTGCACGAGGACGTGAAGGAAATATTTAATAGCAGGGGCAACGTGGGTAAACTGACTACTCATAACGTACAGGCTTACTTTATGCTGTTATTGTGCAGCAAATACCATGCTGTTGTGCGGTATGATGTTGAGAATTCGTTAGTGGAGTTAAGGCTGTCAGCGTAA
- the purM gene encoding phosphoribosylformylglycinamidine cyclo-ligase, with protein MSKYQESGVDIATANSLVENIKHLTDHTKNPGVVSEIGGFGAVFDLLATGEYRHPLLVSSTDGVGTKLLVAQAAGNHRFVGVDLVAMCANDVLAQGARPLFFLDYFATGVLENEVALQVIEGISEGCKQANMSLVGGETAEMPGMYTKGHYDLAGFAVGVVEKSEILPKLDAMTAGDVIVGLASSGLHSNGFSLVRRVLQDMQISYDSTCPLVHDGRSWADVLLTPTRIYTRSVLEVLPLIKGMAHITGGGLIHNIPRILPKHLAAHISQDSWTRQEIFTWLEDKAEIPTIDMLETFNCGIGMALVTASSNVDTLISLLGASGEKSSIIGKIIPRSEHAVTIDYSLRP; from the coding sequence ATGAGTAAATACCAAGAGTCCGGAGTTGATATAGCAACCGCAAACAGCCTTGTGGAGAACATCAAGCATCTGACAGATCACACGAAAAACCCAGGAGTAGTCTCAGAGATAGGAGGGTTCGGTGCAGTTTTTGATTTGCTAGCAACTGGAGAGTATAGGCACCCTCTACTTGTGTCTTCTACAGATGGAGTAGGAACAAAGCTTTTAGTAGCTCAGGCTGCAGGAAACCATAGATTTGTGGGGGTAGACCTGGTTGCGATGTGTGCTAATGACGTGCTTGCACAAGGCGCTAGGCCGCTGTTTTTCCTGGATTACTTCGCCACTGGCGTGCTTGAAAACGAAGTGGCATTGCAGGTGATAGAAGGAATCTCTGAAGGATGTAAGCAAGCCAACATGTCTCTTGTTGGCGGTGAAACCGCCGAAATGCCCGGCATGTATACCAAAGGACACTACGATCTCGCAGGCTTTGCAGTAGGAGTTGTAGAAAAGAGCGAAATACTTCCCAAACTAGACGCTATGACCGCAGGAGATGTTATAGTAGGTCTGGCCTCTTCTGGGCTGCATTCAAACGGCTTTTCCCTTGTCCGCAGGGTTCTGCAGGACATGCAAATTAGCTACGACAGCACTTGCCCGTTGGTGCATGATGGTAGGTCTTGGGCTGATGTTCTACTTACCCCTACCAGAATATATACAAGATCTGTACTGGAAGTATTGCCTTTGATAAAGGGAATGGCGCATATCACTGGTGGCGGCTTAATACACAATATCCCAAGGATATTACCGAAGCACCTGGCGGCGCACATATCGCAAGATTCTTGGACTCGTCAGGAGATCTTCACCTGGCTCGAGGACAAAGCTGAGATACCGACCATAGATATGCTGGAAACATTTAACTGCGGCATAGGCATGGCTCTGGTAACAGCATCATCGAATGTTGACACTCTTATCTCTTTATTAGGGGCAAGTGGGGAAAAAAGTTCTATAATCGGGAAGATAATACCACGCAGCGAACACGCAGTGACAATAGACTATTCGCTGCGCCCTTAG